Proteins encoded together in one Oceanobacillus iheyensis HTE831 window:
- a CDS encoding GntR family transcriptional regulator yields the protein MKAFYPRKQVINSSKGEQVVAELRMRIISQAIEPETVLSENQLAKEFQVSRSPIREALKVLSSENIVRPERMGAVVIGISEKDIEEIYDVRLMMESFTFQRLLDMDNASLINDLEKVVEMMKIAIKYKDVDQFSFLDMEFHETIIRSINHHYIAMLWTNLKPVMECLVLLSMRYRMQEDENDFERIIENHRLIVESIKNKDANLVNNAFYKNFNDVQNRVERLWSDDERMKIVRESIESK from the coding sequence ATGAAAGCCTTTTATCCAAGAAAACAAGTCATAAATAGTTCTAAGGGTGAGCAGGTCGTTGCTGAATTAAGAATGCGTATCATCTCTCAAGCGATTGAACCTGAAACCGTTTTATCTGAGAATCAATTAGCGAAAGAATTTCAAGTCAGTCGATCTCCAATTAGAGAGGCACTAAAAGTGCTTAGTAGTGAAAATATTGTTCGCCCTGAGCGAATGGGAGCAGTAGTAATTGGTATATCCGAGAAAGACATCGAAGAAATATATGATGTGAGGCTCATGATGGAATCGTTTACTTTTCAACGGTTGTTAGATATGGACAATGCATCCTTGATTAATGATCTTGAAAAAGTGGTCGAGATGATGAAGATTGCTATTAAGTATAAAGATGTCGATCAATTTTCGTTCTTAGATATGGAATTTCATGAAACGATTATCCGATCGATTAATCATCACTATATCGCTATGCTTTGGACAAACTTGAAGCCAGTAATGGAATGTTTGGTTTTATTATCGATGCGTTATCGTATGCAAGAGGATGAGAATGACTTTGAGCGAATCATTGAAAATCATCGTTTAATTGTTGAATCGATCAAGAATAAAGATGCAAACTTGGTGAATAATGCATTTTATAAAAACTTTAATGATGTCCAAAATCGTGTAGAACGTCTCTGGAGTGACGATGAGCGAATGAAGATTGTGAGGGAGAGCATTGAATCAAAATAA
- a CDS encoding YqcI/YcgG family protein, with amino-acid sequence MSILFNNVTIKQNWELLSPWKQDAYQYFQSMIGEKNDYPCVPARQGLKNNMLRFGFLDNVDDTKVLASSLKEYGDTSKAIGQYTSLIIFIPMDDDTQATVEDYQVLFWDLLSDVTNYDTSDWPATIPDNPEHHEWEFCFDGEPYFAFCATPVHQLRKSRYFPYMMLAFQPRFVFDELNASTSYGRKMKKVIRQRLQAFDSIPAHPDLKWYGNSDNHEWKQYFIGDDDQTLSKCPFTRFKQRISNLTKMK; translated from the coding sequence ATGAGCATACTTTTTAATAATGTAACCATCAAGCAAAATTGGGAGTTACTTTCTCCTTGGAAGCAAGATGCTTATCAATATTTTCAATCAATGATTGGTGAAAAAAACGACTATCCTTGTGTACCTGCGCGACAAGGATTAAAAAATAATATGTTACGATTCGGCTTTCTGGATAATGTCGATGATACAAAGGTGTTGGCATCTTCGCTAAAAGAGTATGGAGATACTTCCAAAGCTATCGGACAATATACTTCTCTGATTATATTTATCCCTATGGATGATGATACACAGGCAACGGTAGAGGATTATCAGGTTTTATTCTGGGATTTGTTGTCAGATGTAACAAACTACGATACATCTGATTGGCCAGCAACTATACCGGATAATCCTGAACATCATGAATGGGAGTTTTGTTTCGACGGAGAACCCTATTTCGCTTTTTGTGCAACTCCTGTTCATCAGTTAAGAAAAAGTAGATATTTCCCTTATATGATGCTGGCTTTTCAACCGCGTTTTGTTTTTGATGAACTGAATGCTTCCACTTCCTATGGTAGGAAAATGAAGAAGGTCATTCGTCAGCGATTACAAGCATTTGATTCCATACCAGCTCACCCAGATTTAAAATGGTATGGAAACAGCGATAATCACGAATGGAAACAATACTTCATTGGGGATGATGATCAGACCTTAAGTAAATGTCCATTCACTCGTTTTAAACAAAGGATATCCAATCTTACGAAGATGAAGTAA
- a CDS encoding arginine deiminase family protein, with the protein MKPIRPVCYSEHEELKAVILCRPAEVSITDPKVLDEVRWSGAVHVEKAIEEFEMMKQALEEAGVEVMEYSSYLSENDQALSQQLIHRVFVRDLACVFGTTMIPGEAGTFMRKPEYMQSHILFQDWFPETFQISENNDLKALEFGDVMVLNKDAVLINAGMRTSIDSVDQIKQTIFASGFSEIAVINLPRNADTMHLDMDGNVAGGDVFIAKAFMRHFPVHVSMEASGRYEMLETFLRRHGFDIHWLPQYDSLPDINYLNLNPETLLVSKAAHKQRLKQHPNIAKLNFIEVEVAELEKAGGGIRCMTLPLVRKG; encoded by the coding sequence ATGAAGCCTATACGTCCAGTATGTTACTCAGAGCACGAGGAATTAAAAGCAGTTATCCTTTGCCGACCAGCAGAAGTATCCATTACCGATCCAAAAGTATTGGATGAGGTACGTTGGAGCGGTGCTGTACATGTAGAAAAAGCAATCGAAGAATTTGAAATGATGAAGCAGGCTTTGGAGGAAGCTGGGGTCGAAGTTATGGAGTATAGCTCATATTTATCAGAGAATGACCAAGCGCTAAGTCAGCAATTAATTCACCGTGTTTTTGTGCGCGATTTAGCTTGTGTATTTGGAACAACCATGATTCCTGGTGAAGCAGGTACATTTATGCGAAAACCGGAGTATATGCAATCTCATATTCTATTTCAAGATTGGTTCCCAGAAACGTTTCAAATAAGTGAAAACAACGACTTGAAAGCATTGGAGTTTGGCGATGTTATGGTCTTGAATAAAGATGCTGTACTAATCAATGCCGGGATGCGAACAAGCATTGATAGTGTAGATCAAATAAAACAAACCATCTTTGCTAGTGGTTTTTCGGAAATTGCTGTGATTAACTTACCAAGAAACGCAGACACGATGCATTTAGATATGGATGGGAACGTCGCTGGAGGAGATGTGTTTATTGCCAAGGCATTTATGCGACATTTTCCCGTACATGTATCGATGGAAGCAAGCGGGCGGTATGAGATGTTGGAGACATTTTTAAGGCGGCATGGCTTTGATATACATTGGCTACCACAGTATGATTCTTTACCAGACATTAATTATCTTAATTTAAATCCGGAGACATTGTTAGTGAGCAAAGCGGCACATAAACAACGATTAAAACAGCACCCAAACATAGCGAAGTTAAATTTTATCGAAGTAGAAGTTGCCGAATTAGAAAAAGCTGGGGGTGGAATACGGTGTATGACACTTCCTCTTGTACGTAAGGGATAG
- the gntK gene encoding gluconokinase, with the protein MLGVDIGTTSTKAVLYRETGEIIAQGNHGYDLYTPDVSTAEQDPEEIYLAVRLTIKRVMEESAIDKEDLSFISFSSAMHSLIAIDEQHQAITPCITWADNRSAGWAKKIKQEMNGHEIYRKTGTPIHPMSPLSKITWIQNERPEIAEKAKKYIGIKEYVFYQLFGEYVVDHSIASATGMMNLEELSWDEEALQVAGINKDQLSSLVPTTKILTGCDETVAKEMGITSNTKFIIGASDGVLSNIGVNAIKDGEVAITIGTSGAIRTVIPKPRTDQKGRIFCYALTEDHWVIGGPVNNGGMVLRWIRDELAASEVETAKRLNVDPYEVLTTIASKVSPGSNGLLFHPFLAGERAPLWNSDVRGSFIGLTLNHKKEHMVRAALEGVIFNLYSVFLALVEVMDVPVKSIKATGGFSRSELWRQMMADIFDQDVIVPKSYESSCLGACMLGLYAEEKIDSFDVVEDLIGHTHAHEPNEANVEAYRELMPIFIRIARALESEYEQIAVYQQKSIDNK; encoded by the coding sequence ATGCTTGGTGTCGATATCGGCACAACAAGTACAAAAGCAGTATTATACCGGGAAACGGGCGAAATCATTGCTCAAGGAAATCACGGATATGATTTATATACTCCGGATGTATCCACTGCAGAGCAAGATCCAGAAGAAATATATTTAGCGGTACGCTTGACGATAAAGCGGGTAATGGAAGAATCCGCTATTGATAAAGAAGATCTATCCTTTATTTCTTTCAGTAGTGCGATGCATAGTTTAATTGCCATAGATGAACAACATCAAGCGATTACTCCATGTATTACATGGGCAGATAATCGAAGTGCTGGTTGGGCGAAGAAAATTAAACAGGAAATGAATGGGCATGAAATATATCGTAAAACTGGTACACCTATTCATCCGATGTCTCCATTAAGTAAAATTACATGGATTCAAAATGAACGACCAGAGATAGCGGAAAAGGCGAAAAAATACATTGGTATTAAGGAATATGTTTTTTATCAATTATTCGGGGAGTATGTCGTTGACCATTCTATCGCTTCTGCAACAGGAATGATGAATTTAGAAGAATTATCGTGGGATGAAGAAGCACTTCAGGTAGCAGGAATAAATAAAGATCAATTATCTTCATTAGTTCCGACCACGAAAATCTTAACAGGTTGTGACGAAACAGTTGCTAAAGAGATGGGAATCACAAGCAATACGAAATTTATCATTGGCGCAAGTGATGGTGTACTATCCAATATCGGTGTAAACGCTATTAAAGACGGGGAAGTTGCAATAACTATTGGTACCAGTGGTGCAATTCGTACCGTGATCCCAAAACCTAGAACGGATCAAAAAGGCCGTATTTTTTGCTATGCATTAACAGAAGATCATTGGGTGATTGGTGGACCAGTCAATAACGGGGGGATGGTTCTTCGTTGGATTCGAGATGAGCTGGCTGCAAGTGAAGTAGAAACAGCTAAACGTTTAAACGTCGATCCATATGAAGTTTTAACTACCATTGCTAGTAAAGTAAGCCCAGGTTCCAATGGGTTATTATTCCATCCATTCCTAGCTGGAGAACGTGCCCCACTATGGAATTCGGACGTGCGTGGTTCCTTTATTGGATTAACCTTAAATCATAAAAAGGAACATATGGTACGAGCAGCTTTAGAAGGTGTTATTTTTAACTTGTATTCTGTATTCCTTGCTTTAGTAGAAGTAATGGATGTTCCAGTCAAATCTATTAAAGCAACAGGCGGATTTTCTAGATCGGAATTATGGCGACAGATGATGGCAGATATCTTTGATCAAGATGTAATTGTGCCAAAAAGCTATGAATCTTCATGTCTAGGTGCATGCATGCTTGGACTATATGCCGAAGAAAAAATCGATTCATTTGATGTAGTGGAAGATTTAATTGGACATACACATGCACACGAACCGAATGAAGCAAATGTAGAAGCTTATCGAGAACTGATGCCAATCTTTATTCGCATTGCACGTGCACTCGAAAGTGAATATGAACAGATAGCGGTTTATCAACAGAAATCCATAGATAATAAATAA
- a CDS encoding LysE family transporter: protein MQTFFSYVLLGLSLSIPIGPINAAQLNKGIHQGFFHSWLVGIGGMFADVIFMLLIYFGVAPFLTTPFVKTFLWVFGCFILIYIGMESIIKAKSTLSNTSNIKSTSKLNSFGTGFIIAISNPISIIFWLGIYGSVLAKTTETSTNSQLLIYSSGIFLGIILWDIFMASVATSFRKFFHSKALYWISIVAGIVLIGFGIFFGYEALKAIQYILF, encoded by the coding sequence ATGCAGACGTTCTTTAGCTATGTATTATTGGGGCTTTCTCTATCTATTCCAATTGGACCGATCAATGCAGCGCAATTAAATAAAGGTATTCATCAAGGGTTTTTCCATTCCTGGCTCGTTGGCATTGGTGGAATGTTTGCAGATGTGATTTTTATGTTACTGATTTACTTTGGTGTAGCACCCTTCCTAACAACACCATTTGTAAAAACATTTCTTTGGGTGTTTGGATGTTTTATCTTAATTTATATTGGAATGGAGTCAATAATAAAAGCCAAATCTACGCTGAGTAATACATCCAATATTAAATCTACATCAAAGCTTAACTCATTTGGAACGGGATTTATCATCGCCATCTCCAATCCAATAAGTATAATTTTTTGGCTTGGTATATATGGTTCTGTATTAGCAAAAACCACTGAAACTTCTACGAATAGTCAGTTACTAATCTACAGTAGTGGAATTTTCCTCGGAATTATTTTGTGGGATATCTTTATGGCAAGCGTAGCGACAAGTTTCCGGAAATTTTTTCACAGTAAAGCTCTTTATTGGATTTCTATCGTTGCAGGTATCGTGCTTATCGGTTTTGGCATCTTTTTCGGATACGAAGCATTGAAAGCCATTCAATATATACTGTTTTAG
- a CDS encoding sulfurtransferase, translating to MSERNIPLLVTTDWLAERMDDPNLRILDATTFLKQPAQGGYYDVWSGKDVYDKGHIPGAVYADLLGELSDADSPFKFTVPHREQFIEKITDLGVGDDTFVVVYDQAQAVVGAPIIGSDWASRLAWQLRYEGFENVAVLDGGFLKWEKEDRPISTEAKPYSKGHFTGTRNDDLLATKEDVKNAMEDDNVVLINSLSPADFAGESDTYERSGHIPSSVNVFFGQHSDQDTLQLHPEEQLRETFEKVGALDPNKKVITYCGSGIAATWNALILNQLGQDNVAMYDGSMTEWANDKDLPLNK from the coding sequence ATGAGCGAGCGCAATATTCCCTTATTGGTAACTACTGATTGGTTAGCTGAGAGAATGGATGATCCTAACCTACGCATCTTGGATGCAACGACATTTTTAAAACAACCAGCACAAGGCGGCTATTATGATGTATGGTCAGGTAAAGACGTATATGATAAAGGACATATTCCAGGTGCCGTGTATGCAGACCTTCTAGGAGAACTATCTGACGCTGACTCTCCTTTTAAATTTACGGTTCCACACCGAGAACAATTTATTGAAAAAATCACCGATCTTGGAGTTGGTGATGATACTTTTGTCGTTGTCTATGACCAAGCACAAGCAGTTGTTGGCGCGCCAATTATCGGTTCAGACTGGGCATCCAGACTTGCATGGCAATTACGCTATGAAGGTTTTGAAAATGTAGCAGTTCTTGATGGCGGCTTCTTAAAGTGGGAAAAAGAAGATCGTCCTATCTCTACAGAAGCAAAACCATACTCGAAAGGTCATTTTACTGGCACACGTAACGATGACTTATTAGCGACAAAAGAAGATGTAAAAAATGCAATGGAAGATGATAATGTTGTACTTATCAACAGTTTATCCCCAGCTGATTTTGCTGGCGAATCTGATACGTATGAACGTTCCGGTCATATTCCTAGCAGTGTCAATGTTTTCTTCGGACAACACAGTGACCAAGATACACTACAATTACATCCGGAAGAACAATTGCGAGAAACATTTGAAAAAGTTGGAGCACTAGACCCCAACAAAAAAGTCATTACCTACTGTGGTAGCGGAATTGCGGCTACGTGGAACGCATTAATTCTCAATCAATTAGGCCAAGATAATGTAGCTATGTATGATGGTTCCATGACAGAATGGGCCAATGACAAAGACCTTCCATTAAATAAATAG
- a CDS encoding class D sortase: MKDKRILTIIGAALIIGGLWVFLNNSILFVKGYELGTTNGHTLIDNRAIKKQEIEEEAVQEPPKIGEEIGSLTIERIDATIPIFHGTDEDELAKGIGHFADSVLPGEKDNSVLSGHRDTVFRRLDEVKLGDNLVVTTASDSFTYKVRKIRIVDEDDRTVIVPKPRATLTVSTCYPFDFIGSAPERYILEAYLVE; encoded by the coding sequence GTGAAAGATAAACGAATACTTACTATCATCGGGGCAGCCTTAATTATTGGTGGATTATGGGTTTTCTTAAACAATAGCATCTTATTTGTGAAGGGTTATGAACTTGGTACAACAAACGGACATACACTTATTGATAATCGTGCCATAAAAAAGCAAGAGATTGAAGAAGAGGCAGTGCAGGAACCTCCGAAGATTGGAGAAGAAATTGGTTCATTAACGATTGAACGAATAGATGCAACCATTCCTATCTTTCATGGCACTGATGAAGATGAATTAGCAAAAGGAATTGGGCATTTCGCTGATAGTGTACTCCCTGGGGAAAAAGATAATTCTGTATTATCAGGTCATAGAGATACCGTCTTTCGTCGATTGGATGAAGTGAAATTAGGTGATAACCTTGTTGTAACTACTGCTTCCGATTCTTTTACGTATAAAGTCCGAAAGATTCGAATTGTTGACGAGGATGATCGTACAGTCATTGTTCCGAAACCAAGGGCGACATTAACCGTAAGTACCTGTTATCCGTTTGATTTTATCGGATCTGCACCTGAAAGATATATATTAGAAGCGTATTTAGTAGAGTAA
- a CDS encoding amino acid permease, translating into MVRKQGNMKWWQLSLVGIGCTIGTGYFLGSSIAIEQSGAAVLWLFLFAAIGTYFVYESLAKLSIEYPDKGSFRTYAKKAFGDWAGFSNGWVYCLSELLIMGSQLIALGIFTRFWFPNLPLWLCMVIFAVLGLAIILTGLAGFEKMENIFGIMKASAIIMFILVAVLLLVKGTESLINPIPHIFSGDLPSIWWGGFIYAFYAFGGIEIMGLVATDLKNKQEALKAGRWMLLGLGSIYIIALGLALAFIDETKIIADESPFITALQPFDIPLIADVFNGVFIIAGFSTMVASLYAIITILVSLSEDHHAPAFLSKKGRLKIPFPAFVCLIVGLFVSIFIALLLPDRIFEYITTAAGLMLLYNWLFILASFMKLQRPTRWNFMKPIIAGVLIIIAVATTLFAEISRIGFFVSIGFIIMIAIAVLMMKEKWHITSSS; encoded by the coding sequence ATGGTTCGAAAACAAGGAAACATGAAATGGTGGCAATTATCCCTTGTCGGTATTGGTTGTACCATTGGAACAGGTTATTTCTTAGGGTCAAGTATTGCTATTGAACAATCAGGAGCGGCTGTACTATGGTTATTCCTGTTTGCTGCAATCGGCACGTACTTTGTTTATGAGTCGTTAGCAAAGTTATCGATAGAATATCCAGATAAGGGTTCGTTTCGCACATATGCCAAGAAAGCATTTGGTGATTGGGCAGGTTTTAGTAATGGGTGGGTGTATTGTTTGAGCGAGCTGCTCATAATGGGAAGCCAATTAATTGCTTTAGGAATCTTTACACGCTTTTGGTTTCCGAATTTGCCGTTGTGGCTATGCATGGTCATCTTCGCAGTGTTAGGATTAGCGATTATACTTACGGGACTTGCAGGGTTTGAAAAAATGGAAAATATCTTTGGAATAATGAAAGCCTCTGCGATTATCATGTTTATATTGGTTGCTGTACTTTTGTTAGTAAAAGGTACAGAGAGTTTAATTAATCCAATCCCCCATATATTTAGTGGTGACTTACCATCAATATGGTGGGGTGGCTTTATCTATGCATTTTATGCTTTTGGTGGTATTGAAATAATGGGGCTGGTGGCGACAGATTTGAAAAATAAGCAAGAAGCGTTGAAAGCTGGGAGATGGATGTTATTAGGGCTTGGCTCTATTTATATCATCGCATTAGGATTAGCTTTAGCGTTTATCGATGAGACGAAGATAATTGCAGATGAAAGCCCGTTTATTACAGCATTACAGCCATTTGACATACCACTTATTGCGGACGTATTTAATGGAGTGTTTATTATTGCGGGATTTTCCACGATGGTAGCTTCTTTATATGCGATTATCACTATATTAGTCTCATTATCTGAAGACCATCATGCTCCAGCCTTTTTGTCTAAAAAGGGAAGGTTGAAAATTCCCTTCCCAGCTTTTGTTTGTTTAATCGTAGGACTTTTCGTCTCTATATTCATTGCTTTACTATTACCAGATCGCATATTTGAATATATAACTACTGCGGCTGGACTTATGCTTTTATATAATTGGTTGTTTATTTTAGCGAGTTTTATGAAATTACAGCGACCGACACGCTGGAATTTTATGAAGCCTATTATTGCAGGAGTATTGATCATTATAGCAGTTGCAACTACGTTATTTGCGGAAATTAGTAGGATAGGTTTCTTTGTCAGTATAGGTTTTATTATCATGATTGCCATTGCGGTGCTTATGATGAAAGAGAAATGGCATATTACTTCATCTTCGTAA
- a CDS encoding gluconate:H+ symporter, which produces MPLIIVALAVVLLLLLIMKWNLNTFISLIIVSFLTALALGMPLGEIVTSIEGGLGGTLGDIALIFGFGAILGKLVADAGGAQRIALTLIHKFGEKRIQWAVVIASFIIGVALFFEVGLVLLIPIIYQIAKEIKIPLLYLGLPMTAALSVTHGFLPPHPGPTVIAQQYGANIGMVLIYGIIIAVPTVILAGPLFTKVAKKIVPDAFSKVGNLGSLGGAKSFPEEETPSFAVSALTALFPVILMAITTVVDLLQDIGDVSDNILFEIMRMIGQPTTALLISLLLAIYTMGIARKIPMKQLMTSAEESVRAIGMMLLIIGGGGALKQVLIDGGVGDSVAALFDGTSMSPIFLAWLIAAILRIALGSATVAALTTVGMVIPLMEGTDVNLALMVLATGAGSLIASHVNDTGFWIFKEYFNLSMKETFATWTLLETVISVAGLVFTLALSLIV; this is translated from the coding sequence ATGCCATTAATTATTGTAGCATTAGCTGTAGTATTACTATTGCTACTCATAATGAAATGGAATTTAAATACATTTATTTCATTGATTATTGTATCATTCCTAACTGCCTTGGCTTTAGGGATGCCATTAGGAGAAATTGTTACATCGATTGAAGGTGGACTTGGCGGTACATTAGGTGACATTGCCCTCATCTTTGGTTTTGGTGCAATATTAGGGAAACTAGTTGCAGATGCTGGTGGGGCACAGCGAATTGCTCTGACATTGATTCACAAATTTGGAGAAAAACGAATCCAATGGGCGGTAGTAATTGCATCATTCATTATTGGTGTAGCGTTATTCTTCGAAGTAGGGTTAGTTCTACTAATACCGATTATATACCAAATTGCAAAAGAAATTAAAATACCTTTATTATATTTAGGTTTACCAATGACGGCAGCGTTATCCGTAACGCATGGTTTTTTACCACCACATCCGGGTCCAACAGTAATTGCTCAGCAATACGGAGCAAATATTGGAATGGTACTTATTTATGGGATTATTATTGCGGTTCCAACGGTTATTTTAGCTGGGCCACTATTTACTAAAGTTGCTAAGAAAATTGTTCCAGATGCATTTTCAAAAGTTGGTAATCTTGGATCACTTGGTGGGGCAAAATCATTTCCAGAAGAGGAAACACCGAGCTTTGCAGTTAGTGCATTAACCGCACTATTCCCTGTAATTTTAATGGCAATTACAACAGTAGTTGATTTACTGCAAGATATCGGTGATGTGTCGGATAATATTCTTTTTGAAATTATGCGCATGATTGGACAACCAACAACAGCATTATTGATTTCTTTATTACTTGCAATCTATACAATGGGTATTGCTCGTAAAATACCGATGAAACAATTGATGACATCTGCAGAAGAATCTGTTCGCGCTATAGGTATGATGTTACTTATTATTGGTGGTGGCGGAGCCTTAAAACAAGTCTTAATTGATGGCGGGGTCGGTGACTCTGTTGCTGCTTTATTTGATGGAACGAGTATGTCCCCAATATTTCTTGCTTGGTTGATTGCTGCAATCTTAAGAATTGCACTTGGTTCTGCAACTGTAGCAGCATTAACAACTGTAGGTATGGTAATCCCATTAATGGAAGGTACAGATGTAAACCTTGCCTTAATGGTGTTAGCAACTGGTGCAGGTAGCTTGATTGCGTCCCACGTAAATGATACAGGATTCTGGATCTTTAAAGAATACTTTAATTTATCCATGAAAGAAACCTTCGCAACATGGACGTTACTTGAAACAGTAATTTCAGTCGCAGGTCTAGTGTTTACACTAGCGTTAAGTTTAATTGTATAA
- a CDS encoding processed acidic surface protein, with translation MKKSAFILCIIILISAVLPSAISAQTSISEKELERFASKVSQQRGFTVTVEDLEYILISTTGLALTDVESIDDLELNLGEVIKKNGSNLEWIYESYDLDIDSLEKLLHEYGETMNDYVFVEELYWAVDFYIEEKIERDPHFDENLEVYLKDVSAIRGFTVTREHIVHSLSLYETTLEEFKTIERLSDFLAEVIKKDLSNLGTYFDMSKDEVLQLMKDNGLDINDYVYLDDLGIDLYEFIEWDEEYSFDFDYLKTYDLTDEELQRLDEHIWNILENASDETIERIINLGERMMAIEEFETATELTASQIAELVSIYHEFISIFEFDIQFSLIKDGVEESLSLNALMSMIELVNVDLKISIYNLQGDFLADLIITGEIVNSETINETGNAIIPKQTESKETFEPVQKEAPSEATTSTVKGAKLPETASNYAANSLIGMAILLIGTLTFIRSRKVSTRER, from the coding sequence ATGAAAAAATCGGCATTTATTCTTTGTATTATTATTTTAATTTCTGCCGTTTTACCGAGTGCGATTAGTGCTCAGACAAGTATTTCAGAAAAGGAATTAGAAAGATTTGCATCTAAAGTCAGTCAACAAAGAGGATTCACGGTAACCGTTGAGGATTTGGAGTATATTCTAATTTCCACAACGGGATTAGCGTTAACAGATGTGGAATCTATTGATGATCTTGAGCTAAATCTTGGAGAAGTAATTAAAAAGAATGGGAGTAATCTAGAGTGGATCTATGAAAGTTATGATTTAGACATAGATTCTCTTGAAAAATTACTTCATGAATATGGCGAAACAATGAATGATTATGTATTTGTAGAAGAATTATATTGGGCTGTCGACTTCTATATCGAAGAAAAAATAGAAAGAGATCCACACTTTGATGAGAACCTAGAAGTATATTTAAAAGATGTGAGTGCCATACGCGGATTTACGGTTACTAGAGAGCACATTGTGCATTCACTCTCTCTGTATGAAACGACACTGGAAGAGTTTAAAACAATAGAACGTCTATCTGATTTTCTAGCAGAAGTAATTAAAAAAGACCTGAGTAACTTAGGTACCTATTTTGATATGAGTAAAGACGAGGTTCTACAATTAATGAAAGATAATGGTTTAGATATCAATGATTATGTATATTTAGACGATCTAGGAATCGATTTATATGAATTTATTGAATGGGATGAGGAATATAGTTTTGATTTCGATTATTTGAAGACCTATGATTTAACGGATGAAGAATTACAACGATTAGATGAGCATATTTGGAATATCCTTGAAAATGCTAGTGATGAAACGATAGAACGTATCATTAATTTGGGTGAGAGAATGATGGCAATTGAAGAATTTGAGACAGCTACCGAGCTTACCGCTTCTCAAATTGCTGAACTTGTTTCCATCTATCATGAGTTTATTTCTATATTTGAGTTTGATATTCAATTTAGCTTAATAAAAGATGGCGTAGAAGAGTCTCTATCCCTCAATGCATTAATGTCGATGATAGAGCTAGTAAATGTCGATTTAAAGATTAGTATTTATAACCTACAAGGAGATTTTCTAGCAGATTTAATCATTACTGGAGAAATCGTGAACTCTGAAACGATTAATGAGACTGGTAACGCGATTATACCGAAACAAACGGAATCAAAAGAAACGTTTGAACCTGTACAGAAAGAAGCACCATCCGAAGCGACCACTTCCACTGTTAAAGGAGCAAAATTACCAGAAACCGCTTCGAATTATGCAGCAAATAGTCTGATTGGAATGGCTATATTACTCATTGGAACGCTTACTTTCATCCGATCAAGAAAAGTATCGACGCGTGAAAGATAA